The genome window TTGGGATTGTCGAGCACGCCGGCTTGTTTCAGCGCATGGATGACTTCGGGCGGCATGTAGTTTTCGTCGTGCTTGGCCAGGACTTCGTCGGCAATCAGCGACCCATTGCGGTCGAGTTTGCCCATAGCGACGATGCCTTGGCCTTCGCGAAATAGGTCAGGCAGAATGCCTTGATAGCGTACAGTGATGTTGTGGGCACCATCTGTGACGCTGAATCGCAGTGCCAGTGAATCTTGGGTGCGCATTAGCGATCCGTTCTCGACCATTCCACCGGCGCGGATGCGCGTGCCTTGTGGTGCCTCACCAGCGACGATCTGGCTTGGGGTGTAGAACAGATTGATGTTTTCTTGCAGGGCGGAGAGAGCCAATGCCATAGCGATACTAACGCCACAGAGCAAGGCTAGTATCCAGTATAGGCGCTTCTTGCGAATAGGATTCATAACAATTTCTCACGACGTCGGCGGCGCGCTAGGTCGTTTAGATAACGGCGGTGCGCCAACAAGGGAAGGACAGCATTTAATGTCAGGAGTGCCATGCACAAACCGTAGGCACTCCAGACATAGACGCCATGGCCACCCATGGCAAGAAAATCAGCGAATGATGCAAATGCTGTCATGTATGCTCCTCGAGCAGTCGGTCGATTTCAGCTGTGGCCCAGCGACTGTCTGCCTCACGTCTCAATACTTCAAGACGCATCCGCGCAAACAGAACCGCCACAAAAAAACAATAGAAACCCAGCACGGTCAGCAGTAACGGCAGCCACATTTGTAATGGCATGGTCGGCTTCTGCGCGAGCGAAAAGCTGGCAGGTTGGTGCAGGGTGTTCCACCATTCAACCGAGTATTTAATAATGGGAATGTTGATGACGCCTACCACGGCCAACAGCGCGCAAGCCCGAGCTGCACTGTCGCGATTGGTGATC of Janthinobacterium sp. Marseille contains these proteins:
- the ccmE gene encoding cytochrome c maturation protein CcmE, coding for MNPIRKKRLYWILALLCGVSIAMALALSALQENINLFYTPSQIVAGEAPQGTRIRAGGMVENGSLMRTQDSLALRFSVTDGAHNITVRYQGILPDLFREGQGIVAMGKLDRNGSLIADEVLAKHDENYMPPEVIHALKQAGVLDNPKRVKQESTR
- the ccmD gene encoding heme exporter protein CcmD, whose amino-acid sequence is MTAFASFADFLAMGGHGVYVWSAYGLCMALLTLNAVLPLLAHRRYLNDLARRRRREKLL